aaaaccttgcccactcctGCTCTAACCTGTTTATATGTATCACTTAGCTATGTTCCTCGCCAACTGGCATTTACGTCAGCCAGAAATGTGTTTTGCTGTGATGGATGAAGCCTTCTTGTCCGTCCACCGATGGTGAAAGCAATTAGCAATCGTCTCCCACATGATTATCATCACAATTCAATCTTAGCAACAGGAGCTTATGCTGGGATTAGGATTCACATGAGTACCTCTATAATCTACTAGAGAAGTGGTTCATAACCTTCGTGAACCTGCCTAACCTACATAACTACGTTACTCTGCAAGCTTTCGTCGAACCCTAGCATTTTGAACAGTTAAAACGGGGGCGGTGTGTTTCGTTGTGCCTGTACTTATACTTAAATGAACTATTTTGAATAAGGTGGCGTTCACGCAAATATTGAGCTTGAATATCCGAAGTTTTTCATAACAACCTTCGATATTTTGAAGCAATATGCATGAAGCATTTAAAACGCTGTCATAAATAAAGAAGTGTACAGCTGTACACTCGGTACAGCTGTAACGATAAATACAGTTGTCAAGATAGTAAACTTGGATCTGAGGTTTAACCGCCAACACCAATGAAACTTATATCCACACGACTTAGCTTTGCGGGTGTGGCACATCGcttaagcgttaggaatatgctcgtcACAGCATCTCTGATAACCCCGCATGGGTTCGCAGATACCCgatacccgacatagactggtatcCGGACCAGAGTCTGTGGCATGCCAGATGATTAAGCTGTCCTAATGGATTTCTTTCCTCGGGATAAATCCTATCGTAGTTAAGCTATTTCATATTGTTGAAGTTCGGATATTTTCGGTGCATTATACTCATTTTTACACAATTATGAGAATGATATACAACTATTTCGGTGGACCTTCTTCGAACTCCAGGGGTTTGGTTGAACCATAGGTGTAGCCAAGGCTCCCCTTCgaattgaaaaaatgttttaaagcAATTTTGTGGCATTTGCGGTAAGACTTAAATTCATACGCCTTTTTGTCACAGTTTTGCTTTATTCTTGaacgttttacagaaaatcgGACGCTTCCTGGTTTGCTATCAGTAATGCTTTCACCAAATGAGATAGATGGAAAGGCACGCGTAAAtaccttggataacttcgacagcaaAGTAAGTCTGAAAAGGTATTCTCCGAGATATTGTCAGATATCAGTCGCTACTTTGATCTGGCTTTGCTCGGAGCTGGCTGCGCTCTTGGTTCAACCCAAAATTATGAAACACCGTCGTAAAGTCAGAGCTAAATCTGTCTTTACGAGGCTCTGCGCAACACTTCGAATTGTCTTCCTGTGTGACTAAAGACCGTCAAAAAAAACGAcatatttaacattttaaatttatttttcaaataacatGTAACGTAGCATGTGGGTCTATATTACAATTTTGCACGCTTTAGTGGAATTACAACTAGTATGATACATAGGCAGGAAAATGTAGGCAGAGACTATGGAGGGGCTTGATTCCGAGACAATTGTTATTGGTACACTCGTGTCTTCCGATTGAGGGATTTGCTGTCAAAACTATTTTGAGGAACATATAAGTCTAAACTATCAACTTGAAGGCGAATGTTATTTTAAATTCTGGAGTAACTGTCTGAACAAAGCAGACTATACAAGCAGGATAGCATAATAAAAACTTGGCTGAGAGTGAACACTGGGAAAATTAAGAACTGAACTAGAAAAATGATGaacaatgaataaataaatttggaaacatTGCTGagttaatgaattttttttgatttagaAAATCAAGCggtgaaactaggaagaacgagGAGTTTTTTGTAGCAGTTTTGCACCAAGCGCTGTAGCTTTGGTGctcctgaaatatgcgcaccaagatgtcgcacaacctgaatcctaagcAGTACAcaatactatattcaggttgtgcgccatcttggtgtccatacttctggaggtccgtgGCTCCTTTCCAACTGTTCTGTGGCCCtcggttggaaaccactgtaaAATGGAATATCCCAATCACTCAATTTGTCATGAATTCTCCATCAATGCCAAATATATCTTGAAATGGTAACCAACGGTTACCAACACCCTAACCACCAGGGAAATCGAGCAAAACTATACAAAACCACAAATAGAATAAAGAACAGAAACAAGGTAATATCTGGATGTCAATATTCGTGGGTATTTGTTTGGGGGCACATTAGGGGTACACACgtaaagtccctttacagtttcaattttgttgagccagttctcaatatatctttaaccaggtttgttgttttttcaatcagttattttcaagtatttctacttcatttaatacatctgtgagggccaaaacaagatatggatttgaaaaattacctttaaatattaaaaaacttgaGACTTTTTAGACACTGTATATATCAAAAACAATGAATAATGTCGTATTTTAAATACATTCTGAAGCAATCGGATAGCCTAATATTCTGATTGCAGCCTTAGATAATATTTTCGAATGGAAATATTGAATGCATCAAATAATTTGACAACGAAATTTGTATGAATCGAAATGATAAAGAATAGTTCAGATCCAAGAGTTGATTGACAAAAATGTCCATGccgaaacaaaatatttcagttgcagaaaacaaatttagccagaattgattaaaaaaatttccatctgaaaatattgttccgtaaaagatttttcaaatttgtgcATTTCTATAAAATTGAAAGCGAATTACCATTTTTAGACACGTTCAAATCTAGTTAGTCAAagatggaaagagtactgatagaaaagttgcaaacAAACACTTGTACATAAGCTATTTATAGGGTTATCCTTGCAAAAGTCATCGGTCGTGACTTAAAACAAGTCAAGACTGCAAGGAAACTGTTAGGAAATGCGAGAATCTACTGTGTCTATCCTTACGACAGAAACATCAGAAGATAATAACCGATAAAAGATTGCAAAATATGGATTAATATTAATATCTAAATAATTGGATTAGCATTTTGTACAATTTGTCACAGAATTTATTTGACTTagcccaaagcaaggtcacacTATGACAACTCCATGTCTCCTAAAAAAGAGGATGACGCAGATAGCCCAAGTACTTCAAGAGTCTTATTTCGCGATATATTCAATGTACTGTTCTGTTCGTCTGACCGAAGCCAGACTTTTTTGTACTACTAGTAGGGTCGAAACCAGCAAGCAAATTTCTATGTTTTTTAGTAATCCACcaacacaaatttaaaaatgaaacattaatGGTAGACGTGTCGTGAGTCGCCACACATATTAGAGATACATAAAAATTTCTGCCAACAGATATCTCATAAGATCACACTTGACATGTTGGTGCCCTGTCGCCTTAAATCCAAAAGTTCAACTTTTACTGATAGGTGATTTCCCAGTtatcataaaaatatagatttgCTGTGACAAAAATGTCTCCATATTAATAAAGTACAAATGTTAAGAATAGAAGATTCATTAGTTGCCACTGACACATTTCAGAGGTACATATACTTTGTTGAGACAAAAAGGTCCCcctctattttttaaatttgaatatcacTGGAGAGAATTACATTTTATTCATCAGGGGTACGCATTGACTTGTTGAGACAGATACATAACCCTAACTAAGTTCAAACATTACTGGTAGTCATGAGCCACATTTAGATTGGTTGCAACAAAAATGTTCCCTAATTCAAAAGTCTAAATATTACTGAAAGAAGTCCCAAGTTACCACTTATAGGTTAGAGACACATATAGAGATGTCACCCTAATATTAAAGTTCGTATACTGTACTTCTGATGAAATGACCACAATTAGCTACAGATACATTAGGGGTACATATCATTTTGTTGCCAAAAAAATGTCACCTTAATATGATGATCattattgtaacaaaaatgtCTCCCTATTATTATAGTTTAAAGATTTCTGATAGAAGACTCACAAGTAACCCACCGGTATCGGTATGTCACCTTAATATAATTCCCTCTTTTGTTATAACAAAATGTCTCCCTAAGATTATAGTTTAAAGATTTCTGATAGAAGAATTACAAGTAACCCACCGGTACATTAGGGGTACATATACATTTTTTGCCAGAAAAATGTCACCTTAATATAATTTCTCCTTTTGTTATAACAAAATGTCTCCCTAATATTGattgttgaaatatttctgttagaagAATTACCACTGACATATTAGGGCTACATATAGAGACCATTTGATAATATGAGATCAGTAACAAAATTACACTTGAACATATATGGTCCAGGGATAATTAAAACAATTGTACAATAGATTTAACATGTTACAACTATAAATACATGAGAGCATGAATTTCTAAAAGGGCAcactaatatttatttaattatatggGAACGTTCATTATTTCTGCGTGGGATAAAATATTACCTGAATGTGAAATATAATATTCTGGCTGCAATAATCATcctagtttgaaaaaaaattagttttttttttcacttttttgagTAAATTTAAATGCAAAATCACATTAAAATTAGTGTCCTCCCGTGAAAACACAGACAGGCGTAACATTTCCAGcaagaaaatgaaaaactgCAGAACTAGCCCCGTAATTTGAGTCCGATTTAAGATAAAATATATCCGAGTGTAATTCCGGTTACGAATGCCACTAGAAGGAAAATAATTATCATTCGTTTCTGCTGGGAGAGAAGATCTTGTCCGTCACCTGATGAACCTGGTTGACCCTGGAAAAGGTGAAACGAACTATAAATAACAGAAAGGAATTAAaatttttggggctcccgaaatattcgtaccaagacggcgcacaacctgaacatagtatgtttatctggttagggtttaggttgtgcgtcatcttggtacgtaTACTTCCGAAgcgcccaattttttttttcataaatgacATTTATCAACACCAACAAAATTTGAAGTAATATGGAATTTACAACATGGGACAAGCTAAGGAAggtgtgtgcaacctttaatacatgagggccagatacaaataaactagaatatcggttagaaaccaaagacttatcgatcgaaagttaggggatcccccaaaacagtggtcttactccatagtgacaccgtgtgtcccatcactaattaattaataactcgctaattataagacataatccatccaaaatcaataggcttctggtcagAGAGATGATAAATccaaatgcaaaatttggagcagattcaacctcgctttcgtgagatatcgcgtgcatctaacagacaaacaaacagacaaatacttatcaacataccgatcttaagatcgataagtaatgagcgGAAACTGCgagccgcacctttatttaacataggtttTCTAGTAGTAGCAAGCACAAAAAGTTTGGAGAGTCATTTTATGACATGCATTGTTCGCTTCTCACAAGCTACCAGTTAGGGGCATTGTAACATCAAAGGCTTGGATAATAAACTGGACGGGAGTGGAGTTctaaactcaaaaataaaagttgcCAAACTGAGGGGTTGGCTTATATGATCATAACTCTTATCGCACTAAAGAGTTCGACAGTGCTAGCGAGGATAATTTTGAAGGATTTTGAAACACTTCTTACCGTTGTTAATTaaagtaaaacataaaaatattggttgtatttttcataaatctcaaattttcataaattcaacGCTTTAAGGCCGTTTCAAGGGGTTGACTTATGTGCGAGGATATACATTACTCACTAAAAATTCCAACGAAAGAAGAAAAACTAAATGTCGACCAACCTTGAGTTGTTCGTTGACTTGTTTGAGCTTTGCGTTCTCTGATTGCAGTCGTTTGCATTCCTCCATGATCGACTGAAGTTCCGAGCCCGATTCTCCTCCCTGGGGGGTTCCCATGACGTCACTTGTGCTCGTTGGGGTCTGGGGagtctaaaaataaaaagtagtaTGTGGGAATTGTTTGGATTTTATGAGTATGTGAAAATTGCTTGTGTGTGAATTTTGAGCATGTGTTTGTGAATTGTTCATGTGTaaatattttggtactcccgaagtatgtgaaccaagatagcgaacactggaacgtagtatgtgtaccaggttagggttaggccataatttcaggtactaatactacgggagtcacttgtctagtccccaaactcgtaatacaactaaaataagaaaaattggataaaattatggcccaaccctaacctggtacacatactacgttccggtgtcagccatcttggttcacatactacgggagcaccatttTTTGTGCGTCTAATACAAGTGTATGTGTTATGTAGGTTATGTCTAATTTATTTGTATGTaaattgtgtgtgtgtgtgtgtgcaatATCATGTGTTTTCTGAAATGCGCAGATGAAACATATGACATGAATATagaaaattatcattttcacTTTGAACAAATTAAGAAAATACGAACCTCTATAATAATATCCACAAGCTGCATTcggataaaataaaataatgttttgaaaaaataataacaaaggTAATTTTGAATAGGGACGGGTAGCGGCCCGCAGACCGCGTCCAGCCCACCGAAGTGCATTTAGCCCATTTGTATCCGCTGAAATTGCGAGTTTCTATTAATATAgatttccgttgaaaatattgatgaaataacgtcataatcaaccccgattgttacattaTGCTTCTCGTTATTATAAAAAAGCAATCACTTAGTAATCTTAACTCTTTGTTGCAGCAACCTTTGCAAGTACAGAAACAGCTTTTTGAAAAAGATTCTTAGATTCAATTGGCCCAAAAAACGAAACCAAAATCACCTTAATGAAGTTCTTAACGAGAATATTGgttggagaccgaagacttatcgatcaaaagtgaGGGGATCCCctaaaacagaaactgcggtttcgactCCTTCGCTCTTACTCCACAgcgacaccacgtgtcccatcactaattaattaataactcgctaattatacgacataattcatccaaatcaataggcttctggtccgagatatgatgaatgcacatgcaaaatttggagcagattcaacctcgctttcgtgagatatcgcttgtatctaacagacaaattcCTATCGACATACtcaccgatcgagatcgataagtaataaaataaaacaggcAGGCTCACCTCCTCTGGCTGTTCAAAAACACATTTCAATTTCGAGTCCATCAGATCAGCTGGGGATGCTTCTTTccactgacaaaaaaattaggattagtttaaatcaggggtgcaACAGGCGACCTGCGGGCTAGCAATCGACCCACCAAGCCATTCAgcgtggcccttgtcaacactcagatttttcatCATGAAGCCTAAAATCATAATCAGACAGTTTGTAATATAACCTTATCAAGTAATGAAACCAGAAAGAGTCTTTTGGTGAAAGAAAATCAGTTTAGCGCCTAGCGCTGTGGCCCCCTTCCAACTACTCTACACTTGGGGGGAATGGATCCGGTTGAAAACCTGTCTGCTTGTCCAGAGTATGAAAAGGtctcaaaaaataataatagctAAATCTCACCAAAGCCTCCAATAACCCCCCCATACCCACTGCTTCTAACAGAAAACTGCTATGACCACTTCAAATAACGGGAGCCAGAACTCTGAGAGTAAAGTGCTGCAAAAAATAAGAGTTAATTCTCACCAAAGCCTCCATATCATCAACAGCATCAGGTGCGAACATTGTTTGTACCATGAACTTGTGTTTGAGTAGTTCATTTGGATCAGAGTCAAACGGTTGAAGCATCACTGAAAGGTAAAGGAACATGAGAAATGAAAAATGTTCAAGCTAccaaaaatttctataaatgatacaaaaaagttttgttttttcacattttgaaaaGAGGCCTCCCGACTCTCTCCCACCAAGCCATTCATTCAGTGTGGCTCACGTCGCCACTCAAAATTCACTCAATTTTCCTGTTCAGacataaaatcctaatctgaGAGTTTATGTATAAAAAGGTGCTCGCACATGGGTTAATATACATGTTTTTGCTCTTGTCAatgcaataaatgttttttgCTGTTTCACTGTTTATTTTGAAGATTATGGCCCAGAACAAAAGTCGAAAAAACcacaaaaatttccattttgaatacattctgaaataattttttcgaatatggAGTATTCAATGTATTTGAAAAAGGACCatgtaaaacaaataaatttgaagaaagtttgagaaaaccATTGTGATTAAAATCCTCTTTTCACATTGTCAGAATTGAAACTATGTTTTTTGTCTAATTAAATGTATTtgaaatgataaattatttCAGATTTGGCCATCAATTCTGCTACTTtgaatacagcatattataCAAGCATATTTAATCAAAGAATTATCAATCAATACAGATCAATACCCGCAATCAATCGCCACCTGAAGTGACAATTTGTCTCAATATATTAATTACTTTGTCGCCTCTATTAATTAAACAAGAGGATATTCAAGGATATAGACGTGTAGGTCACGCACTTGTAAAATAGAGTTTGCCAAAAAGGTCAGAAGACTATATgttataaaaagtgttcccatatcCTAGATAAGTATTCTCAgatgtcataaaaagtgttctcataaattaaattaaaacaactAAGGATTGGGTggagaataaaaataataaataacctTCGTGTGGTTTTAACCATCGTTGTGTACTTTAAATTTGAAAAGCCAGtatgtcataaaaagtgttcccataaattaaaatagcaCAGCTAAGGATTTGGTGAAAAACGAAGCAAAAATAACAGCCATCTAATGGCTTCAACCATCTTTGAGTTCTGGAGATTTAAAAATCGGAAATTTGGGAAGAGGGTAACAGAAAAAGCAACATATAAATTTAGTGATTACTTCTGctgcaatgaaaaaaaattctctaaCAATTGAACTTCTGTTCGAGTGCCCAAAAGTTCTAAAGTAATCTAAGAAACTTTGCACAGAATTAATGTTCTCtttagaatatgtttcaaatacCCTGTTCCGAATATGTTCACGCCCCCCGATCAAAAATTGTCCTGGGTTATGTTTTGGGGTCAGCAttctttattcaaaaaaatatacttccgaaatttatcattaaatattCATGTGTTAGAAGTACTATATGAATATACCGTACTCAATTttcattacaataaaatattcttGAAATGTATCGAAAAACAGCATTCGCCTTGGTATTAGTAGCTCTAGCAAAATCACAGGTTTTTGTCTAATTCTTGATTCATTGAACAACTGAATTGTGATGACACACTACGTTTGCCGTGTCATAAAAACATATATTGTGTCATCATAAATGAGTCAAACATGTGATTAAAGATTTGATGACATTTGCTTTACCGGGTGATAAAACAGCATTAAGCACTGTTTGAATAAACCCAACAATCATAAATGTGCCAAAATattggaataaatcaaaattagtTATATCGCCagagtgaaacaaaaaaaactcaTTGTTCTGGGAAAGTCCGCCGCAAAAAATCTCTCTGCATGAATAATCGCCGCTaaagcattttgctgtaaaacaagtatttgtaaAAATAGCTAGGTTTATGAGgtacctttttatttaaaaaagattcgttattcaAGAGCATACCTTAACCCCATAAACCTAACTGCTTCTaacacaaatacttgttttacagcaaaatgctttTTTCCTATGCGGCTAAAATATCTGTGCTGAGATTTCCTACAACGAATTTTCGAACTCATGTCACATCTTTTAGAAAGGATGAATAAATCTTCTGCCATTATAGACCAGCGTGGTATGGATTTTAAAGctgtatttattttaatcacGGTAGCCTTAGGTCCATTAGTAGGTTCGGCTGTTAGAACAGGACAAACCAAAAATACTGGCATTCACTTGACTCAACTATCAGTTGAGGTTACGCAAGAATAACTACCTTTCCTAGCTCTATGCCTTTGTGGAAGTGGACCTGTATGTGtgtaacgcaaggatgctgtggcaagaataaagatgactatactatttgattcaagagtcttgctgtttactaacacaaatgtatttctgtaacgtttcgtcttaCCGAGGCCAGACTTTCCTTAGACAAACATTTTTCAACTATGATAAGAAATGCGATGGCATGTACATGAATAGTGATTAGCAATAATTGGGTTTGTTTTCAATAGAGAGAAATTAAATCGTGTTTCTTATCATAGTTgaaaaatgcttgtctgaagaattCTGACCCCGGTAAGATgaaaggttacagaaatacatctGTGTTAGTATGCAGCAACTCTTGAATCACCTGACTATCCCCTAACACACTGTTTGAGAATCACCATCTATGAGTCTTCACTACTTTCCTACATTTTCAATTCAAACTCATTGCACAATCTATTCTCAATCAAGTCAAGCAAGACCAGATTAAAAGTATattgcagggtggtccaaggttgtcggctccgcgggccaccaaattatttttgcattgttcgtgggccacaatagtgccaggaataggtaaacagtgcgaTACAAAATGAacgcttttattgtgcaaacacatagttatcagacatagccattccaggctaatagaatccgcattcgatttttttctatgatgcctatgttgttagcatatattcctgaccaaaaagatagaaagccagataataatttagacagccaagcacatcattcaactgcGCTAGTTTCCTCAGCTAGctataacactagtcaatttagtgacactagtgatgtaacaatatgtcaaaagattgattaattttatcacgaaacaacacgaaatgcgattttccTATGGGCGTAGAATTCTGGGTCGGAACCCCCTTTCAAAATGTATGAAAGAGCATTTTCCTGCATCATACAAAGCATTCTTCCAAAGCTTGAAACTCTTTTTAGATCTTCAGACTTGAACTCTTTGACCTCCACCGGGACTCGCCAGCCATTActgtctaacttggcaaatattAATCTCAGACCCCCCTCcatctttgaaaattcctggcctGATTGGGTATTCTGTTTTTTGAAATGTTCAGAATCTATTGCAAATATCCGAGTAGGGTTTACATTCTTTCTGTCTTTGATTGTAAAATCCCCAAGTATTGCGTAATATACAGTTCTCGGGTGCAAAAAACCCTTTCAGAATATATTTGACATCCcataatcaaaaaaattatcaaaaaaacgATAAATTATGCATTTTTGTCATTATCATCCCCGGActatatttttcaaactattAAATATTAGCTACCCTTGCTATTATTGACAATACAAACCTGATATATTGACAGTCGCTTGACTCTCCACGAACCCGCTGTTTGGTCGGACACAATATCGTCTTGGTGCGGTCGTTTTTACTTTGAAGCAAACTCGCTTCTCTGAAGGATTCGTTAGTTGTAATGTAGATGTCACAACATCTTTGAATGGCCCTGGATAGAAAGAGTGTTtggttattttttttctatattaatcTCTGAAAGCCGACAGGGCAGCTTAATCATACGGCACTTTGCAGTCTCTCATCCCCTCACcactccatgtcgggtatgggattagttagttatttgtttcagatgcatggacttgatggtggaggaagctgtaactgaccagcggttacttgAACCGCAACTCAATGGCTagaagtccagcaattctcttgcAAATAATTATCCCCAAAGAATTCAAATCTGCAATCTAGCAGAAGGTAATCAGCAATACGATGGCAAGCCGTAAGACAATAATGCCACAAGAAGCTTATCTTTACTGATAATCAAGGATCTATTTTTTTACAAGGAAAAAGAAGATCCATTATTGATTAAATAGTCCTGACAAAAACTAAAAAACAATCTTTTATAGGTTTATGATATTCCTTCTAATGTCAGAATTTATGACATATCACAACAGCATTAACGTCATCTTAACGGGTGGAGAATATTCTGCCTAGTAATGCTCACctttgaattttatttcttgAGGAGGGTCGATCTTCAAAACTTGTGGTTGCTTTGAACGAGACATTTTGTtggttttatttataaatgaCTAGAACGTTATATATATAGAAGGCTCTGGAATGGAAAAGTATTCAAAATAAGAgggcgatgctcaaatatatatacattaaaaaAATGACAGCAAAATACCAGTCAGATGTTAGGAGTATCGAATGTCATATTAAGATGTGTCAATGAAA
The genomic region above belongs to Styela clava chromosome 13, kaStyClav1.hap1.2, whole genome shotgun sequence and contains:
- the LOC120332415 gene encoding vesicle-associated membrane protein-associated protein A-like isoform X2, whose amino-acid sequence is MSRSKQPQVLKIDPPQEIKFKGPFKDVVTSTLQLTNPSEKRVCFKVKTTAPRRYCVRPNSGFVESQATVNISVMLQPFDSDPNELLKHKFMVQTMFAPDAVDDMEALWKEASPADLMDSKLKCVFEQPEETPQTPTSTSDVMGTPQGGESGSELQSIMEECKRLQSENAKLKQVNEQLKGQPGSSGDGQDLLSQQKRMIIIFLLVAFVTGITLGYILS
- the LOC120332415 gene encoding vesicle-associated membrane protein-associated protein A-like isoform X1, which produces MSRSKQPQVLKIDPPQEIKFKGPFKDVVTSTLQLTNPSEKRVCFKVKTTAPRRYCVRPNSGFVESQATVNISVMLQPFDSDPNELLKHKFMVQTMFAPDAVDDMEALWKEASPADLMDSKLKCVFEQPEELVDIIIETPQTPTSTSDVMGTPQGGESGSELQSIMEECKRLQSENAKLKQVNEQLKGQPGSSGDGQDLLSQQKRMIIIFLLVAFVTGITLGYILS